The following coding sequences lie in one Candidatus Neptunochlamydia sp. REUL1 genomic window:
- a CDS encoding UTP--glucose-1-phosphate uridylyltransferase codes for MITWLIFPLILSITLYSGELMQSHPLIAVFKEKKEITKLETFVLLDENAIVQDIAPSSSFKKMGCLVLAGGQGTRLGVDGPKGCVQLPLQEKKTLFQLIFEKVKEKGRDLSLAVMTSPINHEATIQYFEEHDYFGLTNVSVFSQKMMPVCDEEGNLYGDMESPDGNGKALKNLFDSGAWEVWKANGVEVVQVIPVDNPKAEPFDGELLAIHEKEQVDLVLKCIRRDSPKEKLGVIGEERGKLMIREYSELTERMQGLGFPLGNTGLFSCTMDFAARASKIELPWHLAHKQSGDVWIWKFETFIFDLFPYANSFKVIISERKNCFAPLKNRSGPDSLETVAKALMT; via the coding sequence ATGATAACGTGGCTAATATTTCCGTTGATACTGTCTATCACTCTTTATTCGGGTGAGTTGATGCAATCACATCCCCTCATTGCTGTTTTCAAAGAGAAAAAAGAGATCACCAAACTTGAGACATTTGTTCTCCTCGATGAAAATGCCATCGTGCAAGACATTGCGCCTTCTTCAAGTTTCAAGAAGATGGGGTGTTTAGTGTTGGCGGGAGGTCAAGGAACACGTCTTGGTGTCGATGGACCAAAAGGGTGCGTCCAGCTTCCACTGCAAGAAAAAAAGACGCTTTTTCAGCTGATTTTTGAAAAAGTGAAGGAAAAAGGAAGAGACCTTTCACTAGCAGTCATGACCTCCCCAATTAATCATGAAGCAACAATTCAATACTTCGAGGAGCATGATTACTTTGGGTTAACAAATGTTTCTGTCTTTTCTCAAAAGATGATGCCGGTTTGCGACGAGGAGGGAAACCTATATGGGGACATGGAGTCACCTGATGGGAATGGAAAGGCTCTGAAGAACCTCTTTGATTCAGGAGCCTGGGAAGTTTGGAAGGCAAATGGTGTTGAGGTGGTCCAGGTAATTCCTGTAGATAACCCTAAAGCTGAACCCTTTGATGGGGAACTTCTGGCGATCCATGAAAAGGAGCAGGTAGACCTTGTCCTCAAATGCATTCGAAGAGATAGCCCAAAAGAGAAGCTAGGGGTGATCGGAGAGGAAAGAGGCAAGCTCATGATTCGAGAGTATTCTGAGCTGACTGAAAGGATGCAAGGTTTAGGGTTTCCACTGGGAAATACAGGGCTGTTTTCGTGCACCATGGATTTTGCAGCACGAGCCTCTAAAATAGAGCTTCCCTGGCATCTTGCGCACAAACAATCCGGGGACGTCTGGATTTGGAAGTTTGAAACATTTATTTTTGATCTATTCCCCTATGCAAATTCTTTTAAAGTCATCATTTCTGAGCGTAAAAATTGTTTTGCTCCACTTAAAAACCGTTCAGGACCAGATAGTTTAGAAACCGTGGCAAAAGCGCTCATGACGTAA
- the ruvA gene encoding Holliday junction branch migration protein RuvA encodes MFEYIKGTLVSITPHNAVVDVNGVGYLLYTPLSAFSAAPPIGESTLFYISSVIREDSYKNFGFLTCEERDLFEKISTVSGIGPKTALALIGHLDSSALESAITTANTTILSKIPGIGKKTAERLIIELRDKVLKGLKKAPLPHTSKHEITEEDQMVNDALSALMNLGYNSLQAQQALKKALASETPSDLSMLIRTALSGI; translated from the coding sequence ATGTTTGAATACATCAAAGGAACTCTTGTCTCAATTACTCCCCATAACGCTGTAGTAGATGTCAATGGTGTAGGCTATTTGCTTTACACACCCCTCAGTGCTTTTTCCGCAGCACCCCCGATCGGGGAAAGTACCCTCTTTTATATCTCCTCAGTGATCCGCGAAGATTCGTACAAAAACTTTGGGTTTCTTACCTGCGAAGAGCGCGATCTTTTTGAAAAAATTAGCACCGTATCTGGTATTGGTCCTAAAACTGCCCTAGCCCTCATCGGCCACCTCGACAGCTCAGCTCTTGAGTCCGCCATCACCACCGCAAACACCACCATTCTTTCTAAAATTCCAGGGATTGGAAAAAAAACTGCTGAACGACTGATCATAGAGCTTCGCGACAAAGTCCTCAAAGGGCTCAAAAAAGCCCCCCTTCCACACACCTCAAAGCATGAAATTACCGAGGAGGATCAGATGGTAAACGATGCGCTCTCTGCACTCATGAACCTCGGGTATAATTCCCTTCAAGCACAACAAGCACTCAAAAAAGCCCTTGCAAGCGAAACTCCTTCCGATCTTAGCATGCTCATTCGGACGGCCCTCTCCGGAATATAA
- the ruvC gene encoding crossover junction endodeoxyribonuclease RuvC: MSRKKHIIVGIDPGTRITGYGVIETDLRSFTPLDFGCIRPSPKLSLHERYGIIHEGIEHILDSYPIEAVSIETQFVNRNVQSALKLGMAKGVALVAATKRKIPIFEYAPKKAKLAVVGSGSATKEQVQKMMQTLLNLEEIPTPEDAADALALAITHANHIKPVGVHV; encoded by the coding sequence ATGAGTCGAAAAAAACATATTATTGTAGGAATTGATCCAGGAACCCGTATCACTGGGTATGGAGTTATCGAAACAGATCTCCGTTCATTTACTCCCCTTGACTTTGGATGTATCCGTCCCTCGCCTAAACTCTCCCTCCACGAAAGATACGGCATCATCCATGAAGGGATCGAGCACATCCTTGATTCCTATCCTATCGAAGCCGTTTCCATTGAAACGCAATTTGTTAACCGCAATGTTCAAAGTGCTCTAAAACTCGGAATGGCAAAAGGCGTTGCTCTTGTTGCCGCCACAAAGCGCAAAATCCCCATCTTCGAATATGCCCCAAAAAAGGCAAAACTTGCTGTTGTAGGCTCTGGATCAGCAACCAAGGAACAGGTCCAAAAAATGATGCAAACGCTCCTAAATCTTGAGGAAATTCCCACCCCTGAAGACGCTGCCGATGCCCTCGCCCTTGCAATTACTCATGCCAATCATATTAAACCCGTAGGCGTCCATGTTTGA
- a CDS encoding NAD(P)H-hydrate dehydratase gives MDSKLEGMKVVRSDEMARIEKVSMEVGASDEAYMLKAGEGIADRVEAFVKERGLEKRVTLLVGKGNNGGDAYVAGTFLLNRGFNVEAFHVVEMGEASPLCQKHGKGFKGKQQDQLELNGVILDGLLGTGFQGEVQGKIKEVIKKVNEAELPVLAIDIPSGVNGNTGEAKLAIHADETLYLGMAKRGFFVGEGYNHTGRLHVIDFGMEGKYIEEAQGEGFLLNEKALPGLLPPLKRGRHKYEAGYVIAVAGSPGMPGAAMLSCLAALRTGAGIVRLFHPEGMEEELAPSAYELIRTAYKWGDDSAILEEGKRAKACLIGPGVGKGEEMHTFLQGLVAKLNVPMVIDADALYHIKVFPKGSILTPHHKEMTHLLGGSGVDHQACQAFADQAKVTVILKGAPTWIFHPKLLPLIVTKGDPGMATAGTGDVLTGMIASLVAQGASGREAAALGVYLHGEAGEVAAKERTSYDMIASDLIGALPEAFQTLVKQ, from the coding sequence ATGGACAGTAAGCTTGAAGGCATGAAAGTGGTGCGCTCTGATGAGATGGCACGCATCGAGAAGGTTAGCATGGAAGTTGGGGCTTCCGATGAGGCGTATATGCTGAAAGCAGGGGAGGGAATTGCTGATCGGGTAGAGGCCTTTGTCAAAGAACGGGGTCTGGAGAAAAGGGTTACATTGCTCGTCGGAAAGGGGAACAATGGAGGCGATGCCTACGTTGCAGGAACTTTTCTGCTCAATCGAGGCTTTAATGTTGAAGCTTTTCATGTTGTTGAAATGGGGGAGGCTAGTCCTCTTTGTCAGAAGCATGGGAAGGGATTTAAAGGGAAGCAGCAAGATCAGTTGGAGCTTAATGGGGTCATTCTTGACGGGCTTTTAGGGACGGGCTTTCAGGGAGAAGTTCAAGGAAAGATCAAAGAAGTCATCAAAAAAGTCAATGAGGCAGAACTTCCTGTTTTAGCGATTGATATTCCGTCAGGTGTGAATGGAAACACAGGAGAGGCAAAGCTCGCAATCCACGCGGATGAGACGCTTTATTTGGGGATGGCAAAGCGTGGTTTTTTTGTAGGGGAGGGGTACAATCATACAGGAAGACTCCATGTAATCGACTTTGGAATGGAGGGGAAATACATTGAAGAGGCGCAAGGAGAAGGTTTTTTGCTTAATGAGAAAGCACTTCCAGGTCTTTTGCCACCGTTGAAACGAGGTCGTCATAAGTATGAGGCGGGATATGTCATTGCCGTTGCGGGCTCGCCCGGAATGCCAGGGGCGGCTATGTTGTCATGTTTAGCAGCACTGCGCACAGGAGCAGGAATTGTAAGGCTATTTCATCCAGAAGGAATGGAGGAAGAACTTGCTCCCTCGGCGTATGAACTCATTCGGACGGCATATAAGTGGGGTGATGATAGTGCAATTTTGGAAGAAGGAAAACGTGCAAAAGCATGTCTAATTGGCCCTGGTGTCGGAAAAGGCGAAGAGATGCACACCTTTTTGCAAGGCCTTGTTGCTAAATTGAATGTTCCTATGGTGATAGATGCCGATGCCCTCTATCATATTAAGGTTTTCCCCAAAGGGTCCATATTAACCCCGCATCACAAAGAGATGACACATCTTCTTGGGGGCAGTGGTGTCGATCATCAGGCGTGCCAAGCTTTTGCTGATCAAGCGAAAGTGACAGTCATCTTAAAGGGGGCACCAACATGGATTTTTCATCCTAAGTTATTGCCGCTCATTGTGACAAAGGGAGATCCTGGGATGGCCACTGCGGGAACAGGGGATGTTTTGACAGGAATGATAGCATCTCTTGTTGCACAAGGGGCATCGGGACGAGAGGCTGCCGCTTTGGGAGTTTATTTGCACGGGGAAGCAGGGGAGGTTGCTGCGAAAGAACGTACCTCATATGACATGATTGCAAGCGATCTTATTGGAGCCTTGCCCGAAGCGTTTCAGACACTTGTGAAGCAATAA
- a CDS encoding NAD(P)H-dependent glycerol-3-phosphate dehydrogenase, which produces MMMRIGYLGAGAWGFCLANLLAEKGYEVKLWTGNMSLAEVLKRGESHPKLRDHQAEENLVLTTDLKEAITDVDMIVESVTSKGLRPVLEQLKKIGLKETPIVLTSKGIEQGTGLLMSEVAMEVLGDDYKSKIGCLSGPSLAGEVMRKLPTSVVASSYDNDLMMQICKAFTTSCFRVYPNGDMRGVSFGGAMKNIIAIACAISDGLGYGENTKAALMTRGLHEIRKLGETIGCEADTLNGLSGLGDLCATCLSTLSRNYIFGKLLAEGYSPDEARKKIGMVVEGAYTCLSALELSAKKEVDMPITEAVYSIIYEGVNPREAVEAILARTVKQEHL; this is translated from the coding sequence GTGATGATGAGAATCGGATATTTAGGGGCTGGAGCCTGGGGCTTTTGCCTTGCGAATCTTTTGGCTGAAAAAGGGTATGAAGTAAAGCTATGGACTGGAAATATGTCCTTGGCAGAAGTCCTCAAAAGAGGGGAGTCTCACCCAAAACTCCGCGATCATCAGGCAGAGGAAAATCTTGTTCTCACTACTGATCTTAAAGAAGCAATTACCGATGTTGATATGATTGTCGAGTCTGTGACTTCAAAAGGGCTACGCCCCGTGCTTGAGCAGCTCAAAAAGATCGGCTTGAAGGAAACACCGATTGTTCTTACCTCTAAAGGAATTGAGCAAGGTACGGGTCTTCTCATGTCCGAGGTTGCGATGGAAGTTCTGGGTGACGATTATAAATCCAAGATCGGATGTCTTAGCGGCCCCAGTTTAGCTGGAGAAGTCATGCGCAAGCTCCCCACCTCTGTTGTTGCCTCAAGCTATGATAATGACCTTATGATGCAAATTTGCAAGGCATTTACTACCTCTTGCTTCAGGGTTTATCCTAATGGAGATATGAGAGGGGTTTCGTTTGGGGGTGCGATGAAGAATATCATTGCAATAGCCTGTGCAATCTCTGATGGCCTTGGATATGGTGAAAATACAAAAGCAGCCTTGATGACTCGTGGTCTTCATGAGATCCGAAAGCTTGGGGAGACGATTGGTTGTGAGGCCGACACTCTTAACGGTCTCTCAGGACTAGGAGATCTCTGTGCTACCTGTCTATCGACCCTTAGCCGCAATTATATCTTTGGAAAGCTTCTAGCAGAGGGGTATTCTCCTGATGAGGCTAGGAAAAAGATTGGAATGGTTGTTGAAGGGGCCTATACCTGTCTATCTGCTTTAGAGCTCAGCGCTAAGAAAGAAGTAGATATGCCGATTACTGAAGCAGTTTATTCCATTATATATGAAGGGGTTAACCCCAGAGAGGCTGTTGAGGCAATTCTTGCTCGGACTGTCAAGCAAGAGCATCTTTAA
- a CDS encoding glycosyltransferase family 9 protein, whose amino-acid sequence MKKLIDAIRPNPFDKLLKKMAGEEKGRFLVIWNRGLGDIPLGLYALVYRIRSYVPNASITFMTRRDLAEAFTMLEGVQVLVGDSWERGKPFDIEETLKEHSLSSNMFDVVLEKPDPTKWLKWQIGNLVPKLKWQEKWDSLADKYELDPSETYIGCHVQTETGVYYGYEKNWDLPSWRNLFKKVQEKSKGKILLFGMEREPAFLMDNVIDLRGETNLFEMLSLIKNRCRYLVAPDSGVLSIAYYVDASYPVRVVSLWADSRQGVLRQKVDSPNPQFEHIPLHGKNDNVANISVDTVYHSLFG is encoded by the coding sequence ATGAAAAAACTGATTGATGCAATCCGTCCGAATCCTTTTGATAAACTTCTAAAGAAAATGGCAGGGGAAGAAAAAGGGCGTTTCCTCGTCATTTGGAATCGAGGGTTAGGGGATATTCCTTTGGGTCTTTATGCCTTGGTCTATCGTATTCGTAGTTATGTTCCTAACGCATCGATTACTTTTATGACACGCAGGGATTTAGCTGAGGCATTCACGATGCTTGAGGGTGTTCAGGTGCTTGTTGGGGACTCGTGGGAAAGAGGGAAACCCTTTGATATTGAAGAGACTTTAAAGGAGCATTCGTTAAGCTCTAACATGTTCGATGTCGTTCTCGAAAAACCCGATCCTACAAAGTGGCTAAAGTGGCAAATTGGAAACCTTGTTCCAAAGCTGAAGTGGCAAGAGAAATGGGACAGCCTTGCTGACAAGTATGAGCTTGACCCAAGCGAGACCTATATTGGATGTCATGTTCAAACAGAAACAGGTGTGTATTATGGTTACGAAAAAAACTGGGATCTCCCTTCATGGCGGAATCTTTTTAAGAAGGTTCAGGAAAAAAGCAAAGGCAAAATTCTCTTGTTTGGAATGGAAAGAGAACCTGCTTTTTTGATGGACAATGTCATTGACCTTCGCGGGGAAACAAATCTTTTTGAAATGCTATCTTTGATTAAAAATCGCTGCCGCTACCTTGTGGCTCCGGACTCTGGCGTTCTCTCTATTGCCTACTATGTCGATGCAAGTTATCCAGTTCGGGTTGTCTCACTGTGGGCTGACTCTAGGCAAGGAGTTCTTAGGCAAAAAGTAGACTCACCAAACCCTCAATTTGAACATATCCCCCTACATGGTAAAAATGATAACGTGGCTAATATTTCCGTTGATACTGTCTATCACTCTTTATTCGGGTGA
- the waaF gene encoding lipopolysaccharide heptosyltransferase II, with amino-acid sequence MERKGFSVNLKPMKSLENLDPKSIIVRMPNWLGDLVMATPVLADLREHYPHAEITVMCQDNVAPLLENDPAVDELFCVSRGESFIRRIGERNIVAKLKSGTYDLGILLTNSFSSAWRFWQGNVKNALGYRADGRSFLMTHPVSFSEKKKEQHLVSTYKELLKPLGIPVSETKPRLVVTDQEIKEAWKLVKRFDINPNCNIIGVNPGAAYGTAKCWLPERFTEVTKNIIEADPKNAVLFFGDRSHKDLIGKICLGLSNRAINMSGQTSLRELLALIKICSVFLTNDSGPMHIADSLDVPLVALFGSTSPVATGPYRQSQNILQKRVPCSPCFKRVCPIDFPCMKNIGVGEVTAAVLSKLKQNFAGRI; translated from the coding sequence ATGGAACGAAAAGGATTTTCTGTTAATCTTAAACCAATGAAAAGTCTAGAAAACTTAGATCCGAAGTCTATCATTGTCCGAATGCCGAATTGGTTGGGTGATTTGGTGATGGCGACTCCTGTTTTAGCAGATTTGCGGGAGCATTACCCCCATGCTGAAATCACAGTGATGTGTCAGGACAATGTTGCCCCCTTGCTAGAAAATGATCCTGCTGTGGATGAGCTTTTCTGTGTAAGCCGAGGAGAGAGCTTTATTCGTCGGATTGGGGAGCGAAACATCGTTGCGAAACTGAAAAGCGGGACGTATGATCTTGGGATTTTATTGACTAATTCATTTTCATCGGCCTGGAGGTTTTGGCAAGGGAATGTTAAAAACGCGCTGGGATATCGCGCAGATGGTCGAAGCTTTCTAATGACCCATCCGGTTTCTTTTTCTGAGAAGAAAAAGGAGCAACACCTCGTGAGTACTTATAAGGAGCTCCTAAAGCCTCTAGGAATTCCTGTTTCCGAGACAAAGCCCAGACTGGTTGTAACGGATCAGGAGATCAAAGAAGCGTGGAAGCTTGTCAAGCGCTTTGACATTAACCCTAATTGCAATATTATTGGGGTGAATCCCGGAGCTGCTTATGGGACTGCAAAATGTTGGCTTCCTGAGCGATTTACGGAAGTGACTAAAAATATTATTGAGGCAGATCCCAAAAATGCGGTTCTCTTTTTTGGAGACCGCTCGCATAAGGATTTAATCGGAAAAATTTGTTTGGGTCTTTCGAATCGCGCAATAAACATGTCAGGTCAAACTAGCTTGCGAGAGCTGCTAGCACTTATAAAAATTTGCAGTGTCTTTTTAACAAATGACAGTGGACCGATGCACATTGCTGATAGTCTAGATGTTCCCCTTGTTGCACTATTTGGGTCAACAAGCCCAGTGGCAACGGGGCCTTACAGACAAAGTCAAAACATTCTTCAGAAGAGAGTTCCTTGTTCCCCCTGTTTTAAACGGGTTTGCCCGATTGACTTTCCTTGCATGAAGAATATTGGAGTGGGTGAAGTCACAGCAGCAGTTCTTTCTAAACTGAAGCAAAACTTTGCGGGGCGCATATGA
- a CDS encoding NAD-dependent epimerase/dehydratase family protein, with amino-acid sequence MGDQKKFIFITGIAGFIGFHLASSLIKNGDYVIGCDNFNNYYSPDLKRARADQLRRLGVEVIEEDIQNIHPLKQNITHIVHLAAQAGVRYSITHPQPYSDSNLNGFLKILELCRSIPNVKLIFASSSSVYGSNTKIPFSETDPTDSPISLYAATKKSGELMAKSYHHLYNIPMVGLRFFTVYGPWGRPDMAYYSFAEKIRRGTPIPVFNHGEMERDFTYVDDIVQGTIRALDHCNGFEIYNLGNNKPEPLMHLIELLETHLGKKAQIDFQPMQMGDVKSTYADIQKAERELGFSPTTPLDFGVAKFSEWFLIQKESFASLS; translated from the coding sequence ATGGGAGATCAAAAAAAGTTTATATTTATTACTGGGATTGCAGGCTTTATTGGCTTTCATCTTGCTTCTTCACTAATTAAAAATGGAGATTATGTGATTGGGTGTGATAATTTCAATAATTATTATTCACCCGATCTCAAAAGAGCACGCGCCGATCAATTGCGTAGACTCGGTGTTGAAGTCATTGAAGAGGATATCCAAAATATCCACCCTTTGAAACAAAACATCACGCATATTGTGCACTTAGCAGCACAGGCAGGGGTCCGTTATTCCATAACGCACCCACAACCCTACAGCGACTCTAACCTCAATGGCTTTTTAAAAATCCTAGAACTTTGCCGAAGTATTCCCAACGTGAAACTCATTTTCGCATCTTCCTCTTCCGTTTACGGTAGCAATACCAAAATCCCTTTCTCTGAAACTGATCCTACAGACTCCCCTATTAGTCTCTATGCAGCTACGAAAAAATCAGGGGAACTGATGGCCAAAAGTTACCATCACCTCTACAATATCCCCATGGTGGGACTCCGATTCTTTACAGTTTATGGTCCCTGGGGACGCCCAGACATGGCTTACTACTCGTTTGCAGAAAAAATTCGAAGAGGAACACCTATTCCTGTTTTCAACCATGGGGAAATGGAGCGCGACTTTACCTACGTTGACGATATTGTCCAAGGAACAATTCGAGCACTTGACCATTGCAACGGATTTGAAATCTACAATCTTGGCAATAACAAACCAGAACCTCTCATGCATCTCATTGAACTTCTCGAAACGCACCTTGGGAAAAAGGCACAGATCGATTTTCAACCGATGCAAATGGGAGATGTTAAATCCACTTATGCCGATATCCAGAAAGCTGAAAGAGAACTTGGCTTTTCTCCAACTACTCCTCTTGATTTCGGAGTCGCAAAATTCTCTGAGTGGTTTCTGATACAAAAAGAGTCTTTTGCAAGCCTCTCTTAA
- a CDS encoding sugar transporter — MVLSLFLAACSNTPYKGSQVVGADEFVIDSYKIKEGKFSILEMEGQPLVALNPELLEEYTNTVEDGDFLKVALFHPSRSDLVNAVRAIGEEIGYPVSGGKITLPELRPIEISGLKLGEARDRIQEAYDQEIDEVEVFLSFAKRKQKKVELAGMVSQSTLPVNGKLRLFEVLAEAKVPSNANFFKSYLVRDGEPVPVDMNRLVKEGDMSQNVVMRGGDKLYIAETSASTLMVMGEVRQERVIDVPNGSLPLRSALAMAGGIPFTGDKGVIQVIRGNILRPKIYTLNWKHVMRLPTSSMLLMPGDIVYVAATPITEWNRFIQQISPTLTGIELFRKGVAGVVAIQ; from the coding sequence ATGGTTCTATCACTTTTCCTTGCAGCATGTTCGAACACTCCGTACAAGGGCTCGCAGGTTGTCGGTGCAGATGAGTTTGTCATCGATTCTTATAAAATTAAGGAGGGGAAGTTTTCGATTTTAGAGATGGAGGGACAGCCTTTAGTGGCCCTTAATCCAGAACTTCTCGAAGAATATACCAATACAGTTGAGGATGGAGACTTCTTAAAGGTTGCGCTATTTCACCCTTCGCGTAGCGATTTGGTCAATGCTGTACGGGCAATTGGAGAAGAGATTGGTTACCCGGTCTCAGGAGGGAAGATCACCCTTCCCGAATTAAGGCCAATTGAAATTTCGGGGCTAAAACTTGGAGAGGCTCGAGATAGAATTCAAGAAGCCTACGACCAAGAAATCGATGAGGTAGAGGTTTTCCTTTCATTTGCTAAAAGAAAGCAAAAGAAAGTGGAACTCGCTGGGATGGTGAGTCAGTCAACTCTTCCTGTTAATGGGAAGCTCCGCCTATTTGAGGTGCTTGCTGAGGCCAAAGTTCCCTCCAATGCAAACTTTTTTAAGAGTTATTTGGTGCGAGATGGCGAGCCTGTTCCCGTTGATATGAATAGGCTTGTGAAAGAAGGGGACATGAGTCAGAATGTGGTGATGCGTGGGGGGGATAAGCTTTACATTGCAGAGACTTCAGCTTCAACGCTGATGGTAATGGGAGAAGTGAGACAGGAGCGCGTTATCGATGTTCCTAATGGATCGTTGCCTCTTCGATCTGCCCTTGCTATGGCAGGAGGGATTCCCTTCACAGGCGATAAGGGAGTGATTCAAGTCATTCGAGGAAATATTTTGCGTCCTAAAATCTATACATTAAACTGGAAGCACGTCATGCGTCTTCCTACCTCAAGTATGCTTTTAATGCCGGGTGATATTGTTTATGTTGCGGCAACGCCTATTACAGAGTGGAACCGTTTTATTCAGCAAATTTCCCCTACACTTACTGGAATTGAACTTTTCCGCAAAGGGGTTGCAGGAGTCGTAGCTATCCAATGA